A genomic segment from Candidatus Lernaella stagnicola encodes:
- the metH gene encoding methionine synthase, protein MNLLDIAKTRILLLDGAMGTQIQNLNLPLETYDGREGCPEVLNLTVPDKIHEIHRAYLAAGADIVETNTFGGVAQVLAEYGLDDRVEHINETAAKLARAAADEFTTTEKPRFVTGSIGPGTKLASLGQITFEELYAGHRRQIEGLIAGGVDMLNIETVQDPLQAKAALAAAFDVMAHSREVPVYVSVTVEQTGTLLTGTDIQAAIAIFEPFAVDVLGLNCATGPVAMRPYLEELARHWPRRIGLYPNAGLPVPCATGVCYPETPEGMADVLARYLDELPIHFIGGCCGTTPEHIARFAEIIAGRTPRERQAEFAPSVASLFGAVTIHQDPPPLFIGERANATGSKAFREAILAGDHDTAFDILVEQVEHGSHCADLSVAYAGQDELHHMESLVRRAAKECQLPLFIDTNLAESAELALKRYPGRAVINSINLEDGGKRADIVGPLAKRFGAGLICLTIDEEGMAMTADRKVAIAKRLVELCETKYGLRRQDLLIDALTFTVGSGDATLKDAAAQTLAAIARIKKEIPGVSTLLGLSNVSFGLSMKSRRVLNSVFLDRCLAAGLDAAILNPKHIVPLAQLDETDVARALDVIYNRPVEGVDPLEAFIHHFAGRPDEDDPEAEAALAPEEAVREAVVRGKTKLALSNLPLLLRERSAEDILNGVLVPAMKHVGELFGAGKMQLPFVLKSAETMKKAVDFIKPHFRGTGAAGPMKKLVIATVRGDVHDIGKNLVDIIVSNNGFDVRNLGIKVPVQEIIHAVQEERPAALGMSGLLVTSAMIMAENLRAMTDAGLDVPVLVGGAALTPEFVRDTLKPAYGSGTVTYCPDAFAGLEAMQDIAAGRAPSEPERNIASELPPDSFRPRMIDIDGLDAPTPPFYGSRVVRGVKLEPVLSYVNKIALYRGRWGYRRGELPKDEFDRLMREDVRPRYRELVRVVKAEKLFDPQIVYGWYPARGEGSDVIVQHEGRQWRFNFPRRRFEPEVGIGDFVKPDGDVVGFFVVTLGDGAVTRGREIFEKDAYLDYYLLHGLAVETTDALAEYAHAMMRHEIGIGEDRRLNWQELVTLAYRGSRYGFGYPACPDLAAHELVWDMLDPERIGVTLGEGYQMVPEYSTAAIVIHHPQAKYFAV, encoded by the coding sequence GTGAACCTTCTGGACATCGCCAAGACCCGCATCTTGCTGCTCGACGGCGCGATGGGAACGCAGATTCAAAATCTGAATCTGCCGCTGGAAACCTATGACGGGCGCGAAGGATGTCCGGAAGTCCTGAACCTGACGGTCCCCGACAAAATTCATGAAATTCACCGCGCGTATCTCGCGGCGGGCGCGGATATCGTGGAGACCAATACCTTCGGCGGGGTCGCTCAGGTTCTGGCTGAATACGGCTTGGACGACCGAGTCGAACACATCAACGAAACGGCGGCGAAGTTGGCCCGCGCCGCGGCCGACGAATTCACGACAACCGAAAAGCCGCGCTTCGTCACCGGTTCCATCGGCCCGGGCACGAAACTCGCTTCGTTGGGGCAAATCACTTTCGAGGAACTCTACGCGGGACACCGCCGGCAGATCGAAGGTTTGATTGCCGGCGGCGTGGATATGCTCAACATCGAAACCGTGCAGGATCCGCTGCAAGCCAAAGCCGCCCTCGCCGCGGCCTTCGACGTGATGGCCCACTCCCGCGAAGTGCCAGTGTATGTTTCGGTCACCGTCGAACAGACCGGCACCCTGTTGACCGGCACCGACATCCAAGCCGCCATCGCAATTTTCGAGCCCTTCGCCGTCGACGTGCTCGGCTTGAACTGCGCCACCGGGCCCGTGGCGATGCGACCGTACTTGGAAGAGTTGGCTCGACATTGGCCGCGCCGCATCGGCCTTTATCCGAACGCCGGTTTGCCGGTGCCCTGCGCCACGGGAGTCTGCTACCCGGAGACGCCGGAGGGCATGGCCGACGTGCTGGCGCGTTACCTCGACGAACTGCCGATCCACTTTATCGGCGGCTGCTGCGGCACAACGCCGGAGCACATCGCACGCTTCGCCGAGATCATCGCAGGCCGCACACCGCGGGAACGTCAGGCGGAATTCGCGCCCTCGGTTGCTTCCCTATTCGGCGCGGTCACGATTCACCAAGACCCACCGCCGCTGTTTATTGGCGAACGGGCCAACGCGACCGGCAGCAAGGCCTTTCGCGAGGCGATCCTGGCCGGTGACCACGACACCGCGTTTGATATCCTGGTGGAGCAAGTCGAGCACGGCAGCCACTGCGCCGACCTCTCGGTCGCTTATGCCGGACAAGATGAGTTGCACCATATGGAGAGCCTGGTTCGGCGTGCCGCGAAGGAATGCCAACTGCCGCTGTTCATCGACACGAATCTGGCTGAGTCGGCCGAACTGGCGCTCAAACGTTACCCCGGCCGCGCGGTCATCAATTCGATCAATCTGGAAGACGGCGGCAAGCGTGCCGATATCGTCGGACCGCTGGCCAAGCGTTTCGGCGCCGGTTTGATTTGCCTGACCATCGATGAAGAAGGCATGGCGATGACCGCCGATCGCAAGGTCGCGATTGCCAAGCGCCTCGTTGAGCTTTGTGAAACGAAATACGGCTTGCGGCGGCAAGACCTCCTGATCGACGCGCTGACCTTCACCGTCGGTTCCGGCGACGCGACGTTGAAGGACGCCGCGGCCCAAACGCTGGCGGCGATCGCCCGCATCAAGAAAGAGATTCCCGGCGTCTCCACGTTGTTGGGCCTGTCAAACGTGAGCTTCGGCCTGTCAATGAAATCGCGCCGCGTATTGAATTCGGTGTTTCTCGACCGCTGTCTCGCGGCCGGACTCGACGCCGCGATCCTAAACCCGAAGCACATCGTCCCACTCGCGCAACTGGACGAAACCGACGTGGCCCGCGCGCTGGATGTCATCTACAACCGGCCCGTCGAGGGCGTAGATCCGCTCGAAGCTTTCATCCATCACTTCGCCGGGCGACCCGACGAGGACGACCCCGAAGCCGAAGCCGCCCTGGCGCCGGAGGAGGCCGTACGCGAGGCGGTCGTTCGCGGCAAAACCAAATTGGCATTGAGCAACCTGCCCCTCTTGCTGCGGGAACGTAGCGCCGAGGACATTCTGAACGGCGTTCTCGTCCCGGCCATGAAACACGTGGGCGAGTTGTTCGGTGCCGGAAAGATGCAGTTGCCTTTTGTGCTCAAAAGCGCCGAGACGATGAAAAAGGCCGTGGATTTCATCAAACCGCACTTTCGGGGAACCGGCGCGGCGGGGCCGATGAAGAAGCTGGTCATCGCCACGGTACGCGGCGACGTGCACGACATCGGCAAGAACCTGGTGGACATCATCGTTTCCAACAACGGCTTCGACGTGCGCAACCTGGGCATCAAGGTGCCGGTGCAGGAGATTATCCACGCCGTGCAGGAAGAACGCCCCGCGGCCCTCGGGATGTCCGGGTTGCTCGTGACTTCGGCGATGATCATGGCCGAAAACCTGCGCGCCATGACTGATGCCGGGCTGGATGTGCCGGTGCTGGTCGGCGGTGCGGCGCTGACGCCCGAATTCGTGCGCGACACGCTCAAGCCCGCTTACGGTAGCGGCACGGTCACCTATTGCCCGGACGCTTTCGCCGGTTTGGAAGCCATGCAGGACATCGCCGCCGGACGCGCACCGAGCGAACCGGAGCGGAATATCGCCTCGGAACTGCCGCCCGATTCTTTTCGCCCCCGCATGATCGACATCGACGGATTGGACGCGCCGACTCCGCCTTTTTACGGCAGCCGGGTGGTACGCGGCGTCAAGCTGGAACCGGTGCTTTCCTACGTCAACAAAATCGCGTTGTACCGCGGCCGGTGGGGCTATCGGCGCGGCGAATTACCCAAGGATGAATTCGACCGTCTCATGCGTGAGGATGTGCGCCCGCGTTACCGCGAACTGGTGCGCGTGGTCAAAGCCGAGAAACTCTTTGATCCGCAGATCGTCTACGGCTGGTACCCGGCGCGCGGCGAGGGCTCGGACGTGATTGTCCAGCACGAAGGAAGGCAATGGCGCTTCAACTTCCCCCGGCGGCGCTTCGAACCGGAAGTCGGCATCGGCGATTTCGTCAAGCCGGACGGGGACGTTGTCGGCTTTTTCGTCGTCACTCTTGGCGACGGCGCCGTTACTCGCGGACGTGAAATTTTCGAAAAAGACGCGTACCTCGATTACTACCTGCTCCACGGGCTCGCCGTTGAAACGACCGACGCACTTGCCGAGTACGCCCACGCGATGATGCGCCACGAAATCGGCATCGGCGAAGACCGGCGTCTCAACTGGCAGGAGTTGGTCACCCTGGCTTATCGGGGCAGTCGCTATGGCTTCGGTTACCCGGCCTGCCCGGACCTGGCGGCTCATGAACTTGTTTGGGACATGCTCGACCCGGAACGCATCGGTGTCACCCTCGGCGAGGGATATCAAATGGTGCCCGAGTACTCGACGGCGGCCATCGTCATCCACCACCCGCAGGCGAAGTACTTCGCGGTGTGA
- a CDS encoding M3 family oligoendopeptidase, with protein MSIDYSKLPERVIDMLDWTWDEFAPFYQELAQRPLTADSLNQWMVDWSAVMDRVDEVFSRLHVAHTVDTTDEDAERAYNDFLEHIVPPARQAAQELKERFLASGLEPENFAAPLRNMKAEAEVFRSENLPLFTDERKLSSEYDKIVGAQTVEWEGRELTIRQLLPMAQDSDRTRREEAWRLSAQRQLADREAINALWRRFMNLRRTLAANAQCGDYRDFCWRQLLRFDYTPADCETFHAAIEQVVVPAASRIYEKRRRQLDLDSLRPWDLAVDPLHREPLRPFADVSELDAKCETIFHRVAPRLGEYFATMRSEGLLDLPNRKGKAPGGYCATFAHTGHPFIFMNAVGIHDDVQTMLHEAGHAFHVFESNHLPLSQQKEGPMEFAEVASMSMELLAGPYLSAEFGGFYDPAEAARARIEHLEKDLLFWPYMAVVDAFQHWVYTHHDAATDAAACDAKWGELWDRFMPGVDYDGFEDVKVTGWHRKLHIHRYPFYYVEYGLAQLGAVLVWRNSLADQENAIAAYRKALSLGGTASLPELFAAAGARFAFDANTLQEAVDLMTGTIEELEQS; from the coding sequence ATGAGTATCGATTATTCGAAATTGCCGGAGCGCGTCATTGATATGCTTGACTGGACGTGGGACGAGTTCGCACCTTTTTATCAAGAACTCGCCCAGCGACCACTGACGGCCGATAGCTTGAACCAATGGATGGTCGATTGGTCGGCGGTGATGGATCGCGTGGATGAAGTCTTTTCGCGGCTGCACGTGGCGCACACCGTCGATACCACCGACGAAGACGCCGAGCGTGCGTATAACGATTTCCTCGAACACATCGTTCCGCCGGCACGCCAGGCCGCACAGGAATTGAAGGAAAGATTCCTGGCCTCGGGTTTGGAGCCGGAAAACTTCGCCGCGCCGCTGCGAAACATGAAGGCCGAGGCGGAGGTTTTCCGCAGTGAAAACCTGCCGCTTTTCACCGACGAACGAAAGCTTTCCAGCGAGTACGACAAAATCGTCGGTGCGCAAACCGTCGAGTGGGAAGGGCGGGAATTGACGATTCGCCAACTGCTGCCCATGGCGCAGGATTCCGATCGGACCCGGCGTGAAGAAGCCTGGCGCCTTTCGGCCCAGCGCCAGCTTGCCGACCGCGAAGCGATCAACGCCTTGTGGCGGCGGTTTATGAACCTTCGGCGAACTCTCGCAGCCAACGCCCAATGCGGTGACTACCGCGATTTTTGTTGGCGACAATTGTTGCGATTTGATTACACGCCCGCCGATTGCGAGACTTTCCACGCCGCGATCGAACAGGTTGTGGTGCCCGCCGCGAGCCGGATTTACGAGAAACGCCGCCGGCAGCTCGATCTGGATTCATTGCGGCCCTGGGATCTGGCCGTTGATCCGCTCCATCGAGAACCGCTGCGACCTTTCGCCGACGTGAGCGAACTGGACGCGAAGTGCGAAACGATCTTCCACCGAGTCGCCCCGCGACTCGGGGAGTATTTCGCCACGATGCGAAGCGAAGGCCTGCTCGACCTGCCCAATCGCAAAGGCAAGGCCCCAGGTGGATACTGCGCGACGTTCGCCCACACCGGGCACCCCTTCATCTTCATGAACGCGGTGGGCATTCACGACGACGTCCAAACGATGCTGCACGAAGCCGGGCACGCATTTCACGTGTTTGAGTCAAACCATTTGCCCTTGTCTCAGCAGAAAGAAGGGCCGATGGAATTCGCCGAGGTAGCCTCCATGTCGATGGAATTGTTGGCCGGGCCCTATCTGTCGGCGGAATTCGGCGGCTTTTACGACCCGGCGGAGGCGGCTCGCGCCCGCATCGAGCATCTGGAAAAAGACCTGCTTTTCTGGCCCTACATGGCGGTTGTCGACGCCTTCCAGCATTGGGTTTATACGCACCACGACGCGGCGACCGACGCGGCGGCCTGCGACGCGAAGTGGGGAGAACTGTGGGATCGCTTCATGCCGGGAGTCGATTATGACGGCTTCGAGGACGTGAAGGTTACCGGTTGGCATCGCAAACTGCATATCCATCGCTACCCGTTCTATTATGTAGAATACGGTTTGGCCCAACTGGGCGCGGTGCTGGTTTGGCGCAATTCGCTCGCCGACCAGGAAAACGCGATCGCGGCCTACCGCAAGGCGTTGTCGCTTGGCGGCACGGCGTCTTTGCCGGAACTCTTTGCCGCGGCCGGAGCGCGCTTCGCCTTCGATGCGAATACGTTGCAGGAGGCGGTTGATCTGATGACGGGCACGATTGAAGAATTGGAACAGTCCTGA
- a CDS encoding flavodoxin, which produces MTRVGVFFGTITGNSKQIAEAIAREFGNDVATGDISAIEPIQLNDYDLLILGTSTWHIGEIDEWDDFIGRLGAIQTANTKFALFGLGDQDDYPDRFQGALGLLYDRLRARGAEIIGMTSTEGYSFTDSAALVDGKFVGLALDDDSQQDLTATRIHNWVEQLKAKI; this is translated from the coding sequence ATGACACGAGTGGGCGTTTTTTTCGGAACGATAACCGGCAATTCTAAACAAATCGCCGAGGCAATTGCTCGCGAATTCGGTAACGACGTGGCCACGGGGGACATCTCCGCCATCGAACCCATACAACTGAATGATTACGACTTGCTGATTCTGGGAACATCCACCTGGCACATCGGCGAAATCGATGAGTGGGACGACTTCATCGGACGCCTGGGCGCCATTCAAACCGCAAACACAAAGTTCGCGCTGTTCGGTTTGGGCGACCAGGACGATTACCCCGATCGCTTTCAAGGCGCGCTCGGACTTTTGTACGACCGCCTGCGCGCCCGCGGTGCGGAGATTATCGGAATGACTTCGACCGAAGGCTACTCGTTTACCGATTCCGCCGCACTGGTCGATGGGAAATTCGTCGGCCTGGCTTTGGACGACGACTCCCAACAAGACTTGACGGCCACGCGTATTCACAATTGGGTCGAGCAGCTAAAAGCGAAAATCTAA